TTGCGGCGCATCCGACTGGGTCACGCTCTTGTCGCATCGTATCCCTTGCTGGTTGAAACACTCGACGTTTTGCGGCGCCCTCGAATTCAATCGCTGCACGGCCGCGACGAACATGGCATTCGCCGCTTCATTTCATCTTTGTACAAGGTGGCGATCATTGTGCGGATACCGCAATCGCTGCCGCGAGTTATCCCGAGCGATCCGAAAGATGACTTCGTGTTAATTACTGCC
Above is a window of Pirellulales bacterium DNA encoding:
- a CDS encoding putative toxin-antitoxin system toxin component, PIN family; the protein is MKIVCDTNVLVRAAINPNGLASELLRRIRLGHALVASYPLLVETLDVLRRPRIQSLHGRDEHGIRRFISSLYKVAIIVRIPQSLPRVIPSDPKDDFVLITAIGGQASILTTRDQHFFDPGVLAFAAVHGLRIVRDDQLLHELRADQS